In Meleagris gallopavo isolate NT-WF06-2002-E0010 breed Aviagen turkey brand Nicholas breeding stock chromosome 3, Turkey_5.1, whole genome shotgun sequence, one DNA window encodes the following:
- the FAM110B gene encoding protein FAM110B, producing the protein MPTETLPTGSMVKPVSPAVTFTSAVPLRILNKGPDYFRRQAEPNPKRLSAVERLEADKAKYVKSQEVINAKQEPVKPAVLAKPPVCPAAKRALGSPTLKVFSNNAKTESGVQRENLKLEILKNIINSSEGSSSGSGHKHGPRNWPPHRADSTELNRHSFAESLKVYPTQGRSSPQESSSNVSRRLLDQSAETFLHVSHSSSDIRKVTSAKPLKAIPCSSSAPPLPPKPKIAAIATLKSPEIEAVESGCGVSRRPSLQRSKSDLSDRYFRVDADVERFFNYCGLDPEELENLGMENFARANSDIISLNFRSASMISSDCEQSQDSNSDLRNDDSANDRVPYGISAIERNARIIKWLYSIKQARESQKVSHV; encoded by the coding sequence ATGCCTACAGAAACACTACCGACAGGTAGCATGGTGAAGCCGGTCAGCCCTGCCGTGACTTTCACATCCGCCGTCCCTCTCCGCATCCTGAACAAAGGACCTGACTATTTTCGCAGGCAGGCGGAGCCTAACCCCAAAAGACTGAGCGCAGTGGAGAGACTGGAAGCCGACAAGGCGAAATACGTCAAAAGCCAGGAGGTCATCAATGCCAAGCAGGAGCCCGTGAAGCCAGCAGTGTTGGCGAAGCCGCCGGTCTGTCCTGCGGCCAAGCGGGCACTGGGCAGCCCCACCTTGAAGGTCTTCAGCAACAATGCAAAGACTGAGAGCGGTGTCcagagagaaaatctgaagCTAGAGATTCTGAAGAACATCATCAATAGCTCTGAAGGCTCCAGCTCGGGTTCGGGGCACAAACACGGTCCCCGAAACTGGCCACCTCACAGAGCCGATTCGACGGAACTGAACCGGCATTCGTTTGCTGAGTCCTTGAAGGTTTATCCCACACAGGGCCGTAGCAGCCCCCAAGAGAGCAGCTCCAATGTCAGTAGAAGGCTCCTAGACCAGTCGGCTGAGACTTTCTTGCATGtctctcacagctcctcagacATTAGGAAAGTAACTAGCGCAAAGCCCTTAAAAGCAATACCTTGCAGTAGTTCAGCCCCACCTCTGCCTCCAAAACCCAAAATTGCTGCCATTGCCACCCTGAAGTCCCCAGAGATTGAGGCAGTTGAGTCTGGATGCGGAGTTAGTAGAAGACCCTCCCTACAGCGATCAAAATCAGACTTAAGCGACAGATACTTTCGTGTCGACGCAGATGTTGAACGATTCTTTAACTACTGTGGACTGGATCCTGAAGAGCTTGAAAACCTTGGGATGGAAAATTTTGCAAGGGCTAACTCTGATATTATATCCCTCAACTTTCGCAGTGCAAGCATGATTAGCTCAGACTGTGAACAGTCTCAGGACAGCAACAGTGACCTTAGAAATGATGACAGTGCCAATGACCGTGTGCCATACGGCATTTCTGCTATTGAAAGGAATGCCAGAATCATCAAGTGGTTGTATAGCATCAAGCAAGCTAGAGAGTCACAGAAAGTGTCCCATGTGTGA